One genomic segment of Plasmodium cynomolgi strain B DNA, chromosome 14, whole genome shotgun sequence includes these proteins:
- a CDS encoding hypothetical protein (putative): protein MNAVRKCPSGRGSSKSILFRTALPGGIPPRSIPQRKSGHPLIHHVRKSPFYTSVAVHNFDLRANEQLLLSNAITVNNETALLNGCLNFMKNFESFAAICCACSDPKNKLKKAIWFSSIGIEMSDFVQYCYEGDEGSQNGETKKILEEIVKSECPVVLRDRNSVRLDPDVAPKKVVNSAKRMRYFFNISEVHTCRGCYKKNRCKRFLQKYAGEPDFSDFTRLMTGFYNISKAYIRRNEVDRSELRHVVEKVNYFHCALFYVYNYLLKHRHFNYNAVEEGNRSAILTYLREKRRNLLLLKNQRQQEKVMNIPREYSDVIIPTDKAKMKKRQRNVFERLQRFRRRSQLAEDEEKFIWMEEQEEEDAQEKDPPADSYDQPLHNDSTRKNELNNELNNATDENSLVEIKDKNEPLSSFRFHYMTKMEKPGTSKEVCNYNKMYNKYSSLLQKKVCVNLDDQDVDEEIIKAESLLFKIPEAVGGYTFINYIESQPNNFILPINENLYKGIQVYKREELNLGDFWSNINNEELKIKRVGFYNPFNIKQNLEIAMQKKGAPPRSRSAQEKDEEIIDLSDDLSSFQEYLNTRKRAEGKSRRRERSHINLDDSPSYDASSPVVDPKSSDHFEDTNDEDARFAYFKKLRNERLNVDEHEEVKEEFNSVYNETYNAKGEPGEAYHHTHHIRRRLIDEEKGERGVTPEDIREERRRLLQAGRKELKEQSFYLFNNVKFPELPAELSSEEGLDPGDKRRKNLNDQLKKYIRPQSQKRNSNVPELTEETIEAHCSSAQGSRSLEIMLKKKRKHFKGGANVEEH from the exons ATGAATGCAGTGAGGAAATGCCCATCAGGGAGAGGCTCGTCAAAAAGTATCCTGTTTAGAACTGCCCTCCCGGGAGGCATCCCCCCAAGGAGCATCCCCCAAAGGAAGAGCGGCCACCCCCTCATTCACCATGTGAGGAAGTCCCCCTTCTATACCTCAGTGGCTGTCCACAATTTTGACCTGAGAGCAAATGAGCAGCTTCTCCTGAGCAATGCCATCACAGTGAACAATGAAACGGCGCTACTTAACGGGTGCCTGAATTTCATGAAGAATTTCGAAAGCTTTGCCGCCATCTGTTGTGCTTGTAGCGACCCCAAGAATAAG CTGAAGAAGGCCATATGGTTCTCCAGCATCGGCATCGAGATGAGCGACTTCGTCCAGTACTGCTACGAAGGCGATGAAGGGtcccaaaatggggaaaccaaaaaaatacTGGAGGAAATCGTCAAGTCGGAGTGCCCTGTAGTACTGAGGGATAGAAACAG CGTCCGTCTAGACCCAGATGTAGCCCCCAAAAAGGTTGTCAACTCGGCCAAGAGGATGagatattttttcaacatcTCGGAAGTTCAC acgTGTCGAGGCTGCTACAAGAAGAACAGGTGCAAGCGCTTTCTGCAG AAATACGCAGGTGAACCCGACTTCTCCGACTTCACCCGATTAATGACAGGATTTTACAAC ATAAGCAAAGCCTACATAAGACGAAATGAAGTGGACAGGTCGGAGCTCCGACACGTGGTAGAAAAGGTGAACTACTTCCACTGTGCACTCTTCTACGTGTATAACTACCTCCTGAAACACAGGCACTTTAACTATAACGCG GTGGAGGAAGGAAACAGAAGCGCCATATTGACCTACCTGAGGGAAAAGAGACGTAACTTGCTGCtcttaaaaaatcaaagacAGCAGGAGAAGGTCATGAATATCCCCAGGGAGTACTCCGATGTGATCATCCCGACAGACAAGGCcaagatgaagaagaggcAGAGGAATGTCTTCGAGAGGCTCCAGCGGTTTCGG AGACGGTCCCAATTGGCAGAGGACGAAGAAAAGTTCATTTGGATGGAGGAGCAGGAAGAGGAGG ACGCACAAGAAAAGGACCCCCCAGCCGATTCGTACGACCAACCACTCCACAACGACTCAACAAGGAAGAACGAGCTGAATAACGAGCTGAATAACGCCACCGATGAAAACAGTTTGGTAGaaataaaagacaaaaatgaaccccTGTCTTCCTTTCGTTTCCACTatatgacaaaaatggagaaaccTGGCACATCTAAGGAGGTCTGCAATTACaacaaaatgtataataaatACTCCAG cCTACTCCAAAAGAAGGTGTGCGTCAATTTGGACGACCAGGACGTGGACGAGGAGATAATCAAG GCCGAAAGCCTTCTCTTCAAAATCCCCGAGGCCGTCGGAGGATACACCTTTATAAACTACATCGAGAGCCAGcccaataattttatattgcCCATTAATGAAAAC TTGTACAAGGGCATTCAAGTATACAAACGGGAGGAACTCAATTTGGGAGACTTTTGGTCCAACATTAACAACGAGGAGCTGAAAATCAAAAGAGTTGGCTTCTACAATCCGTTTAACATAAAGCAG AATTTGGAGATAGCGATGCAGAAGAAGGGGGCCCCCCCGCGCAGTCGCTCTGCGCAGGAAAAAGACGAG GAAATTATCGACCTATCAGAT GACCTATCGAGCTTTCAAGAATATCTAAACACGAGGAAAAGAGCAGAAGGGAAAAGCAGGAGGCGGGAGAGGAGCCACATAAATTTGGATGACTCTCCATCCTACgacgcttcttcccctgtgGTTGATCCAAAGAGTAGTGATCATTTTGAAGACACGAACGATGAGGATGCCCGATTTGCCTACTTTAAG AAACTGAGGAACGAGCGACTCAACGTGGACGAGCACGAAGAGGTGAAGGAGGAGTTCAACAGCGTTTACAACGAGACGTACAATG CCAAAGGGGAGCCCGGAGAGGCCTACCACCACACGCACCACATAAGGAGGAGGCTCATCGACGAGGAGAAAG GCGAAAGAGGGGTCACGCCGGAGGACATCCGAGAGGAAAGGAGGCGTCTCTTGCAGGCGGGTCGGAAGGAGCTTAAG GAGCAGTCCTTTTACTTATTCAATAATGTTAAGTTTCCCGAGTTGCCCGCGGAGTTATCCTCAGAGGAGGG
- a CDS encoding hypothetical protein (putative), producing the protein MNIVELLEKKHFKSIERSVKRRKLKKYFFALLRFNNLYKGKNKAVGKIWRDISTRGEYLDTINTFAFVNFKYVCEFVKRLREGSPLEWVGGQDGLHTLEWPYLLPATLGDDIERDPQRVVDLFLVQLFRVVRLHASEKAGWGGGNTECGGPIGGSIGGSVGGPLDGAPTGEAKPSMDIAHLNDIIFINQKREFEILFSLIHPLVHNIYVTNLVTDVMMKSPPPIDMDRCYMHMLISVLLHVYKKKRCPFFYFMIYKKWKKGMKKNIFNTMEIIIEWEAINLHVRKNKKKIYDFKCLRYFLLNLCDRSAIHRMLNYVFSFLHDLFLFNNPNTWEMDFWTYRKESNWYEFSFFLYLSVEDLCDGEFVFFVPPLEKIKKLLQCEQPTYAMDIYLLLHFIDKCDCELSVKLRLILVSLIRCANSPDLFRQQEESFFRAVLEPARAQLLGGSLRGGPLPNGPPPPPEHRPIAQFVSTYLSDKDDLIMRTTKKESFFNASCIVKYVHMSCYNVVNNRKEYTVKYDHLESNQQATTAHPYEYNLHSDVTSYKNYLSSTVNGQTCRKNATLVSVLLHMNLLRLSDVWSFTLIKLVENDVIFQLMNLLRLRRKSALLCLTISSVLKVRYEAVQEYARAERGATSVGGSVGGSVGGRVSGRVGGRVSGSVAGSGNSRLGGGLAGGLSDRLADELDGGPASHPRGDLRGDVHGDLREDLREDLRGDLLGAALAKRRALRKEVLEYASNENKLMDILCYLSMNIKKDLLKLPLIILKILFKNILKYLSKPIHDVKKSIRHYFDSMSLRIGAYIFELMHIMSTWIFYQGEVLSISDYRKKFHLFPVYFILVDVYVKFAEKYSEKNNAGDYPHGEKKQSLQEEQSEGCC; encoded by the exons ATGAACATCGTGGAGCTGCTCGAGAAAAAACACTTTAAGTCCATAGAGAGGAGTGtcaaaaggaggaagctgAAGAAGTACTTCTTCGCCCTTTTAAGGTTTAACAATTTGTATAAGGGAAAGAACAAAGCTGTGGGTAAGATCTGGAGGGATATTTCAACAAGGGGGGAGTACCTCGACACGATTAATACTTTTGCGTTTGtgaattttaaatatgtatgtGAGTTTGTGAAGAGATTGAGGGAGGGGAGTCCACTCGAATGGGTGGGTGGACAGGATGGACTGCACACATTGGAATGGCCATACTTGCTGCCTGCTACTTTAGGAGATGACATCGAGAGAGATCCCCAAAGAGTTGTGGATCTTTTCCTCGTACAGTTGTTCCGTGTGGTGAGGCTCCACGCGAGTGAGAAAGCGGGGTGGGGAGGTGGCAACACCGAGTGTGGAGGTCCAATTGGCGGCTCAATTGGCGGCTCAGTTGGCGGCCCACTTGACGGAGCACCCACAGGTGAGGCCAAACCAAGTATGGACATAGCCCACCTAAATgacattatatttattaaccAAAAAAGAGAGtttgaaattttattcagTTTGATACACCCCCTTGTGCACAACATATACGTGACGAATCTGGTCACAGACGTGATGATGAAGTCCCCCCCACCCATAGACATGGACAGGTGCTACATGCACATGCTCATTTCTGTATTGCTTcatgtgtacaaaaaaaaaagatgtccttttttttattttatgatatacaaaaaatggaagaagggaatgaaaaaaaacatttttaacacgATGGAAATTATTATAGAATGGGAAGCAATAAATCTTCAtgtcagaaaaaataaaaaaaaaatttacgattTTAAGTGTTTGCGATACTTCCTCCTTAACCTGTGTGATCGTTCTGCTATTCATCGGATGTTAAACTAcgtcttttcctttttacatgatctttttttattcaataaTCCAAACACTTGGGAGATGGATTTTTGGACATACAGGAAGGAAAGCAATTGGTAcgagttttccttttttctttacctttCTGTTGAAGATTTGTGTGATGGagaattcgttttttttgtccctcctcttgaaaaaataaagaaattactCCAATGTGAACAGCCAACTTATGCGATGGACATTTATCTGCTACTCCATTTTATCGACAAATGTGACTGCGAGCTTTCCGTCAAGTTGAGACTCATTTTGGTATCTCTCATTCGATGTGCCAATTcgcctgacttgttcaggcaACAGGAGGAGAGCTTCTTCCGTGCTGTGCTGGAGCCCGCAAGGGCGCAGCTACTGGGTGGGTCGCTACGCGGTGGACCGCTTCCCAATGGGCCTCCACCCCCCCCGGAGCACCGCCCCATCGCTCAGTTCGTGTCCACCTACCTGTCCGACAAGGACGACTTAATCATGCGCACCACGAAGAAGGAGTCCTTCTTCAACGCCTCGTGCATAGTAAAGTACGTCCACATGAGCTGCTACAACGTAGTTAACAACAGGAAGGAATACACAGTAAAGTATGATCATCTAGAGAGTAACCAACAAGCCACCACGGCACACCCCTATGAGTACAACCTACACAGTGATGTGAcgagttataaaaattatttatcatCCACCGTCAATGGACAGacatgcagaaaaaatgcaacgcTTGTATCAGTCCTCCTGCACATGAACCTACTTCGCTTGAGTGATGTGTGGAGCTTTACGCTTATCAAGTTGGTGGAAAATGATGTCATTTTCCAGCTAATGAATCTGTTGAGgctgaggaggaagagcGCACTTTTGTGCCTGACCATTTCGAGCGTCCTGAAGGTGCGTTACGAGGCTGTGCAGGAGTACGCGCGCGCGGAGAGGGGCGCCACTAGCGTTGGCGGCAGCGTTGGCGGCAGCGTTGGTGGAAGAGTCAGCGGAAGAGTTGGCGGAAGAGTTAGCGGAAGCGTTGCAGGCAGCGGCAACAGCCGTTTGGGTGGAGGGTTGGCAGGAGGCTTGTCTGACAGATTGGCGGACGAGTTGGATGGCGGCCCGGCCAGCCACCCGCGTGGGGACTTACGTGGAGACGTTCATGGAGATTTGCGCGAAGACTTGCGCGAAGACTTACGTGGAGACTTACTTGGAGCGGCGCTCGCCAAGAGGCGCGCACTTAGGAAAGAAGTGCTGGAGTACGCGTCCAACGAAAACAAGCTGATGGACATCCTGTGCTACCTATcgatgaacataaaaaaggaccTCCTCAAACTACCcctaattattttgaaaattctttttaaaaatatactcaaGTACCTATCCAAGCCAATACACGATGTGAAGAAAAGCATAAGGCATTACTTCGACAGTATGTCCTTGAGGATaggtgcatacatatttgaGCTAATGCATATAATGTCCACCTGGATTTTCTACCAAGGGGAAGTACTCTCCATAAGTGATTACCGAAAGAAATTCCACCTCTTTCCtgtttatttcattttggtgGATGTTTATGTCAAATTTGCTGAGAAGTATAGCGAGAAGAACAACGCC GGGGACTATCCTcatggggagaagaagcagtctCTCCAGGAGGAGCAAAGTGAAGGGTGCTGTTAA